From a single Natronorubrum tibetense GA33 genomic region:
- a CDS encoding HAD family hydrolase, whose translation MATEYDAVVFDNDGVLTTPTDRAVLVDAMYDAFGDVGVIAPSDDHVRTLLRPSVDSLYDIAGAHDVDPHELWTAREYAAIEAQLEEIEAGRKRLYDDIDALTGLETATAIVSNNQHETIGNIVDHYDLDWFDDWYGREPTVQGIDRKKPTPYYLDLALSELGTENALYVGDSWVDIQAAEAAGMDVAFIRRPHREGYDLERAPTYEIEGLDAIPDLV comes from the coding sequence ATGGCCACGGAATACGACGCGGTCGTCTTCGACAACGACGGCGTACTGACGACACCGACGGATCGGGCGGTACTGGTCGACGCGATGTACGACGCTTTCGGGGATGTCGGCGTGATCGCCCCATCCGACGACCACGTTCGCACGCTGTTGAGGCCGAGCGTCGACTCACTGTACGACATCGCGGGCGCACACGATGTCGACCCCCACGAGCTCTGGACGGCGCGCGAATACGCGGCGATCGAGGCCCAACTCGAGGAGATCGAAGCCGGCCGGAAACGCCTTTACGACGACATCGACGCGCTCACGGGCCTCGAAACGGCGACAGCTATTGTCAGCAACAACCAGCACGAAACGATCGGCAACATCGTCGACCACTACGACCTCGACTGGTTCGACGACTGGTACGGCCGCGAGCCGACCGTCCAGGGGATCGATCGCAAGAAGCCGACGCCGTACTATCTCGACCTCGCGCTCTCTGAACTCGGCACCGAGAACGCGCTGTACGTGGGTGATAGCTGGGTGGATATTCAGGCGGCCGAAGCCGCGGGTATGGACGTCGCCTTCATCCGGCGACCGCACCGCGAGGGGTACGACCTCGAGCGAGCGCCGACGTACGAGATCGAGGGGCTCGACGCGATTCCGGATCTGGTGTGA
- a CDS encoding DUF6735 family protein: MGHRALVAYRRPDRRYDIRYSHWGGDGVSLADRITAEAPLADGAVNPDLLANAIDRERVLTAHLDPCIYELLYLVSPGADYRVSPYRVCWLEWGDGREDGRGAIVAVADDAADRRVRTWFRATKTALADVIEMGALSRRAAQAYLEARVCEDEDGTVYTYGASKLEDSSYTPTPDCWLGDERVREGNRDYRENDDEEGGNT, encoded by the coding sequence ATGGGCCATAGAGCGCTCGTCGCCTACCGGCGACCCGACCGGCGTTACGACATCCGCTACAGCCACTGGGGCGGCGACGGCGTCTCCCTCGCCGACCGGATCACTGCCGAAGCGCCGCTGGCCGACGGCGCGGTCAACCCAGATCTGCTCGCGAACGCGATCGACCGAGAACGGGTTCTTACAGCTCATCTCGACCCCTGTATTTACGAGCTGCTGTACCTCGTCTCCCCCGGGGCTGACTACCGAGTCTCGCCCTATCGCGTCTGCTGGCTCGAGTGGGGCGACGGCCGCGAGGACGGCCGCGGCGCGATCGTCGCCGTCGCGGACGACGCCGCCGACCGGCGCGTCCGAACGTGGTTTCGCGCGACCAAAACGGCCCTCGCCGACGTGATCGAGATGGGGGCGCTCTCGCGTCGCGCGGCCCAGGCCTACCTCGAAGCGCGCGTCTGCGAGGACGAGGACGGCACGGTCTACACGTATGGAGCGTCGAAGCTAGAGGACTCGTCGTACACGCCGACGCCGGACTGCTGGCTCGGAGACGAGCGGGTTCGAGAAGGCAACCGAGACTATCGCGAAAACGACGACGAGGAGGGTGGCAACACCTGA
- a CDS encoding MutS-related protein, whose product MRLEEYWGVGPKTRATLVEELGNERAIRAIESGDVRALSDAGLARGRATRILRRATGGDGMEVLATSDARSAYKELLDLAVDHAVTRRAADRIRVLTPLSSRDAMEDRLDDVLAARDAWAALSESDRETVLEAYANYDERDESEHAAVEAALALLEAGVDSGPFATIADLEPERLAEAADALAALDGDRGRVRAGADDELDRLRGALGTIEDMDANALELIDELRADGVRDVGQFRESFEDHLLSETEVTIDQVREAMPSDATDATDFVGATLRTLRTDLTAAIDEREETVASDLEETLEETRDATDQAVSAVDDIALHLSLARFALAYDCTRPSFIDGQDAAVSVVNARNLTLAATDEEGVQPVTYALGEHGVTEVPASVNAVPGEQRVSVLTGANSGGKTTLLETLCQVVLLATMGLPVPADRAEVTPVDSLVFHRRHASFNAGVLESTLRSIVPPLSAGGRTLMLVDEFEAITEPGSAADLLHGLVTLSVKRDALGVFVTHLADDLEPLPPEARVDGIFAEGLNPDLELLVDYQPRFDTVGRSTPEFIVSRLVANADSRGERAGFETLAEAVGNDVVQRTLADARWSEID is encoded by the coding sequence ATGCGACTCGAGGAGTACTGGGGCGTCGGGCCGAAGACGCGGGCGACGTTAGTCGAGGAGTTGGGAAACGAACGCGCGATTCGGGCGATCGAGAGCGGCGACGTACGGGCACTCTCGGACGCCGGACTCGCCCGCGGTCGAGCGACGCGAATCCTGCGACGCGCGACGGGCGGCGACGGGATGGAGGTGCTAGCGACGAGCGATGCGCGCTCGGCGTACAAGGAACTGCTCGATCTGGCGGTCGACCACGCGGTCACCCGGCGCGCGGCCGACCGGATCCGCGTGCTGACGCCGCTTTCGTCCCGCGACGCGATGGAGGATCGATTGGACGACGTCCTCGCGGCCCGCGACGCCTGGGCCGCCCTGTCGGAAAGCGATCGGGAGACCGTCCTCGAGGCCTACGCTAACTACGACGAGCGTGACGAGAGCGAACACGCGGCCGTCGAGGCCGCCCTGGCCCTGCTCGAGGCCGGCGTCGACTCAGGCCCGTTCGCGACGATCGCCGATCTCGAACCCGAGCGACTCGCGGAGGCGGCCGACGCCCTCGCGGCGCTCGACGGCGACCGCGGGCGAGTTCGTGCGGGTGCCGACGACGAACTCGATCGGCTGCGAGGTGCGCTCGGCACGATCGAGGACATGGACGCGAACGCCCTCGAACTGATCGACGAACTGCGCGCCGACGGCGTCCGCGACGTCGGCCAGTTCCGCGAGTCCTTCGAGGACCACCTCCTCAGCGAAACGGAGGTGACGATCGATCAGGTTCGCGAGGCGATGCCGTCCGACGCGACAGACGCGACGGACTTCGTCGGAGCCACGCTCCGAACCCTTCGAACCGATCTCACCGCAGCGATCGACGAGCGTGAGGAGACGGTCGCGAGCGATCTCGAGGAGACGCTCGAGGAGACCCGCGACGCCACCGACCAAGCCGTCTCAGCGGTCGACGACATCGCGCTCCACCTCTCGCTGGCACGGTTCGCGCTGGCATACGACTGTACGCGGCCGTCTTTTATCGACGGACAGGACGCAGCCGTCTCGGTCGTCAACGCGCGCAATCTCACGCTCGCTGCGACCGACGAAGAAGGTGTCCAGCCCGTCACCTACGCCCTCGGCGAGCACGGCGTGACCGAGGTCCCGGCGAGCGTGAACGCGGTCCCCGGCGAACAGCGCGTCTCCGTCCTCACCGGGGCGAACAGCGGCGGGAAGACGACCCTGCTCGAGACACTCTGTCAGGTCGTGTTGCTGGCGACGATGGGACTGCCCGTTCCCGCCGACCGGGCCGAGGTGACGCCGGTCGACTCGCTGGTCTTTCACCGCCGGCACGCGAGTTTCAACGCCGGCGTCCTCGAGTCGACGCTGCGCTCGATTGTGCCGCCACTGTCCGCCGGCGGACGTACCCTGATGCTGGTCGACGAGTTCGAGGCGATCACCGAACCGGGCAGCGCGGCGGATCTACTCCACGGCCTCGTCACGCTCTCCGTCAAACGCGATGCGCTGGGCGTGTTTGTTACCCATCTCGCGGACGATCTGGAGCCGCTCCCGCCGGAAGCCCGCGTTGACGGCATCTTCGCGGAGGGGCTGAATCCCGACCTCGAGTTACTGGTCGACTACCAGCCACGGTTCGACACCGTCGGTCGGTCGACGCCGGAGTTCATCGTCTCGCGGCTCGTCGCGAACGCGGACAGCCGAGGCGAGCGAGCCGGCTTCGAGACGCTGGCGGAGGCCGTCGGTAACGATGTCGTTCAGCGCACGCTGGCCGACGCCCGCTGGAGCGAGATTGACTGA
- the purF gene encoding amidophosphoribosyltransferase yields the protein MTEKCGVVGVSLNGRDAARPLYYALYALQHRGQESAGIVTHDGFQQHSHVEMGLVGDVFDEDDLDVLNGAAGIGHVRYPTAGSVDSCCAQPFSVSFKSGSLGLSHNGNLVNADEIRDELAATGHAFTSDGDTEVIAHDLARNLLEEDLVRAVKHTMQRIHGSYSLTISHDDTILGVRDPQGNRPLCIGELDDGYILASESAAIDTLDGELVRDVRPGELVVLQKDGQGFDSYQLIENENTAHCFFEHVYFARPDSVIDETLVYEARRNLGRKLWEESGVESDVVMPVPDSGRAFAAGYADAATETTADGEPREEEDDGVEFAEGLMKNRYVGRTFIMPTQDERERAVRLKLNPIKSTIEGKTVTVIDDSIVRGTTSTQLVQLLKDCGAEKVHVRIGAPQIIAPCYMGINMATREELIASDKSTEEIRDTINADSLAYLSTDAVAEVLEKDRLDLCLGCVTGEYPYDIDGEETDRDVTRPELGEKPLHADD from the coding sequence ATGACCGAGAAGTGTGGCGTCGTCGGCGTCTCACTGAACGGTCGAGACGCGGCACGACCGTTGTACTACGCGCTCTACGCACTCCAGCACCGCGGCCAGGAGTCAGCGGGGATCGTTACGCACGACGGCTTTCAACAGCACAGCCACGTCGAGATGGGACTCGTCGGCGACGTCTTCGATGAGGACGACCTCGACGTGCTCAACGGCGCGGCAGGGATCGGCCACGTTCGGTACCCCACCGCGGGGTCCGTCGACTCCTGCTGTGCCCAGCCCTTTTCCGTCTCGTTCAAAAGCGGCTCGCTCGGCCTGAGCCACAACGGAAACCTCGTCAACGCCGACGAGATCCGGGACGAACTCGCCGCCACGGGCCACGCCTTCACCAGCGACGGCGACACCGAGGTCATCGCCCACGACCTCGCGCGCAACCTGCTCGAGGAGGACCTCGTGCGCGCCGTCAAACACACGATGCAGCGCATCCACGGCTCCTACTCGCTGACGATCAGCCACGACGATACGATTCTCGGCGTGCGCGACCCGCAGGGCAATCGGCCGCTCTGCATCGGGGAGCTCGACGACGGCTACATCCTTGCCTCCGAATCGGCGGCGATCGACACGCTCGACGGCGAACTCGTCCGGGACGTCCGTCCGGGCGAACTCGTCGTCCTGCAGAAAGACGGCCAGGGATTCGACTCCTACCAGCTGATCGAGAACGAGAACACGGCCCACTGCTTCTTCGAACACGTCTACTTCGCGCGGCCGGACAGCGTCATCGACGAGACACTGGTCTACGAGGCGCGTCGAAACCTCGGTCGCAAGCTCTGGGAGGAAAGCGGCGTCGAGAGCGACGTCGTGATGCCGGTACCCGACTCCGGTCGTGCGTTCGCGGCCGGCTATGCCGACGCGGCGACCGAAACCACCGCCGATGGCGAGCCCCGGGAGGAGGAAGACGACGGCGTCGAGTTCGCCGAAGGGCTGATGAAGAACCGATACGTCGGCCGGACGTTCATCATGCCGACCCAGGACGAGCGCGAACGCGCGGTGCGACTCAAGCTCAACCCGATCAAATCGACCATCGAGGGCAAGACCGTCACGGTCATCGACGACAGTATCGTCCGCGGGACCACCTCGACGCAGCTCGTTCAACTGCTCAAGGATTGCGGGGCCGAGAAGGTCCACGTCCGAATCGGTGCGCCGCAGATTATCGCGCCGTGTTATATGGGTATCAACATGGCCACCCGTGAAGAGCTGATTGCCTCGGACAAGTCGACCGAGGAGATTCGCGACACGATCAACGCCGACAGCCTCGCGTACCTGTCGACCGACGCGGTCGCGGAGGTGCTCGAGAAGGATCGTCTCGATCTCTGTCTCGGCTGCGTGACCGGCGAGTACCCATACGATATCGACGGCGAGGAGACCGACCGCGACGTCACCCGGCCGGAACTTGGCGAGAAACCGCTGCACGCCGACGACTAA
- a CDS encoding DUF420 domain-containing protein, with product MEYVPRERVTSLTAVLSVVSLAVVFAAAGGQIPSSTVPTAPEWFLDLIPHVNVLISATAIGTITLGWRAIRRGNVDRHRVAMLSSFALFAAFLTLYLYRLVATGGAQPFPGPDAVYQFVYLPILAIHILLAIVCIPLVYYALLLAFAHPIEELRRTSHARFGRYAAALWLISFSLGIVVYVLLHVIYS from the coding sequence ATGGAGTATGTCCCTCGAGAACGCGTCACCTCCCTTACGGCAGTCTTGAGCGTCGTCTCGCTCGCGGTCGTCTTCGCCGCAGCGGGCGGCCAGATTCCGTCCTCGACGGTTCCAACAGCGCCGGAATGGTTCCTCGATCTGATTCCGCACGTCAACGTCCTCATCAGCGCGACGGCGATCGGAACGATTACGCTCGGCTGGCGGGCCATCCGTCGCGGCAACGTCGATAGACACCGCGTCGCGATGCTGTCGTCGTTCGCCCTATTCGCAGCCTTCCTCACGCTCTATCTCTACCGGCTGGTCGCGACCGGCGGGGCACAGCCGTTTCCCGGACCCGATGCCGTATACCAGTTCGTCTACCTCCCGATCCTCGCGATTCATATCCTCCTCGCGATCGTCTGTATACCGCTCGTCTACTACGCGCTCTTGCTCGCGTTCGCACACCCGATCGAGGAACTGCGACGAACCAGCCACGCCCGCTTCGGCCGATATGCGGCGGCGCTGTGGCTGATCTCGTTCTCGCTGGGGATCGTGGTTTACGTGCTGTTGCACGTGATCTACTCATAA